The genomic DNA TGATGGTCACATCTGTCACAGCCGATAACGAACAACGCGCTTTCGTCCACGTTGACCGTTGTCTACCAGGAGGGAGCTATTGGAGAACCATACTACGCCTCCATTCCGATATCGTACGATTACAAAGTGAGCGTGTTACTTGAGCACAAGCATTTATCTCTATAATTCACCTGTGTTTTATCTTAGGAAGTCCTAGAGTACTCTCGTCAATGTTTCGAAGAGTATCTTCCTAATAACCCAAAGCTTGAATTAAAACACGAGATAGGTGATGGGCGATGGGCTTCTATTCATCCCCGCCTTTTCGACAGCCTCATTCGGAACTCCGAGGTAAGAGAGTTTAGGTTGAGTGCTCTACAAGCAACAAGGGCGAATGGTAGTAGCGGAGTCAACAATACCGGTGAGTGCCGAGGGTTATGATTGACGAGgagagattttctcaaactCTTGTGCCTCTAAATGAAGCTAGAAGGCCTGACATAAACCCACCTCGACGCTCGAACACTCTCCCTGCCGAAGAGCCACCTTCTTATTCAGCATCCACATCCCCGATTACGAGAGTGGCTCAGCCTCACGTACTCGACAATCCTGTGATACCTATAACTGATCCGCTTCACGCGGCATATTGCGATAGGTGTAACCAAGCGATATATGGAATACGATACAAGTGCACGACATGCAGCGACTTTGACTATTGTGGAGTCTGCATAGGATTTGGTCCGCTTGAGCACGGGCATAGGTTTGATGCTATCATCAACACCAACATTAAGTTGTACAGGCCACGCGATGCATGGCGAGCCACAGACGAGGGACAATTGCCAAGCAATGTTCAGGAAGTAGCGCATACCTGGCACGAATGCCGCTGTGATATCTGTGGAGTTAGCCCGATCAGGGGTACCAGGTTCAAATGTGCTGAATGTCCTGATTGGGATGCATGTCAAAATTGCCTCGAAAGGTCCGCTAGCCTTCATCCGGACCATATGTTTATTCGGATTACAGGAGAAGGTATACTCGTGCCAGTAAGTAAGGGTTGGCACGAACTTACTAGACAACTGACTTGGTGCAAAGAGAAGTACCAGGCCCCCGCGCCTATTGCAAGACCAGAACGCCAAACGCTGTGGAAGATGTAGTTCAAAAATTATTGGCCCTACATATTTCCAGGTTTGTGTCtgttttttcttcttctctagGTTGGGAAAGTTGCATTGATGCTGGCTGGCTACTAGTGCCCTCATAATCAATGTCCAGTCCGATATATATGTACAGCATGCGAGGCACTGCCTTACGCTCTAAGGGAACGTACACCCGGCTTTTGTAAACACCCGCTGTGCAAAGTTTATGTGTAAGCTCGCGAAGTTGTGTCTCCTGGGCCTCTGTTTACTGCGCGCTTACGGAAACATAAATATTGGTAGGAATGGActgtaaataatatatcaCAATCCTGATAGAAAATACGATGTCTAGGTTATAAACTGCTTTACATTCGGAGCATCTTTAGGCAAAAATTGCACCAGTACGGATAGGGATAGCCCACCACCCATTCAATTGACCATAAATGAATATCGTTCGGTGAACCGCTTCGGGTTCTATATTCGGCATTTGACGATCGTTACTGCAAAGGTTGTTGGAAACCCAACGCATACATCTTAATTTACTTAAAGTCAAATTCATCTACACGAAAGATCCAAGGCTAAAGGACTTTCGTAGTGATAATGTAACACTGACGAGGGTGATAGTCACTAGAACAAGTGGTAATATTACCAGGAACCATGGATATCGCGGGTCAATTTAAACCATGTATATAAGTAAATTCCAGCGTGATTTGAGAGAAACATTACGCATCGGTGCCATTTTCAACAATTTTACGCTTGTGAGCTATAAACACAGATTTTCCAAGTGGTCCCTCTCACGCGATACTCATTTGCCGACTCCCAAGGTGTCTATTACCCGATAAACAATATGGTTCGACCTGTGATCAGTGTGAGAAATAAAGCATACGGGGTTCAGTACAAATTAACAACCTACAATGACTTTGACTACTATGGAGTGTGTGCCAAAGTAGCACCTCCAAAATGCAGTCATCGATTTGATGTTATTATCAATAGTACGATTAGACTGTATAAGCCGATAGTTAAACGGCGTGTCGCAGGCATGAGCCCACCCCCTAACATTCACCACAACGGAGCGGCTCGGCATATGAAATATGTGCGGACATATCTAATTGCTGATACGAGAAGTGGAAGTACCCTGAGTACCCCGACTGGAACATCTGCCAGCTGCTGGCTCAAGTGTCATTGTGAAAGTGAGTCACTTGACACCTTGATTCACACGTGCATATCAATGCTGAGGTGACTTTGTAGATGAGAATTGGACCCAACTTATGGCACACAAACATAGGAGATCAATGCAGCAGAGGCGCAAGAGCCTGAGATGTATACAGCTTCGTAGTGTACCGGGCTTGTATGAACTTGGAGATAGTACCAATTCTTCAACCTGTTTGGAATATTGACAGCGCGTGGATAGTACATACCGGGTTCTTTTGGTATATGGTACATGCGAGGTGCTGCTCTTCAGCTAGAGTGAGTTCGGTCTATGTTAGCATGGTTCGACAAATTTTCCATCTTATTTGACCAAATCTAAAATAATCCGCATTGATTCTATTTAACCTAACCACCAAACTTCGCGAATTTGACCCCAAGCTAGAAAGGTTCAGACAAGCCACTGTATATTCGATCCTAAGTTTTGGGGGAAGACAAAGCACATCGAACCCCCTCGGTACAGTTTGGGCCAATCCCTAGCTTAAATGGCAATCATGTGTGTATGCCTGTGGGGTATACCTCACGGATCGCTGTCTCTGCAGTACAGTCTGAGTCCTGAATAAGTGCCTATGATTTTTGCTTTCACCTTTCAGACAAGCTCTAATGAGGCATTGGCTCGAACACCCCAAAATTCGATTACGGTGGTAACAAGTCCAAATCCAGAGACATCGTACGCCTGGCTAAGTTAAATTAAGTTGTTCCGGCCAGGTGTTAATACAAGTAAAAATCGATTGTCAGTTTGGCTCATGTTCCAGGATATTTTCTTTTACATCCTACGCCACCAATAAAGTGTGTATATAGATCTACATGTACATACCGTAGCGCTCTACATATGGGCAGCAAGAGTCTTTAAACCCCCCTTCTCCCAGAATATGGTTGGGTCAACGGGTCTGTAACCTATTTATCGAAAATAACGTGACCGAGCATACATAATCTGGAGtaaggaagaattgataTGAATTCGATTCCATCGCCAACGTGATGTAGTACCTTCAATTCTCCTAAATCTAGATAGCACCGGCATGTCATCAAAGACAAATGTTACCCTCAATCGCTCCGGTTAACTATAGAGACCTGAGGCCATGAGTTTGTTTTTGAGAGAATAAATAAACACATGTGCTGTTAAACAGTTACGAAACAGTCGCTAATTTCAGTCTAGAGTGGGGCTGCAATTAAAACAAATAAATGACACAGAAAGGAAAACACAGTAATACAACGTCGTAAAGGTCGAATCATGAGGTCTAAAATCCGGGAGGCACAAGACCAGAGCTGGATGATTGGCCTGGCTGTCCCTGCTGTCCCTGTTGCCCGTATGGGGCGAGCATCTACAAAATCGAGGTCAGGTCAAGTGTCGAGGCAGAGGACATAGTACTCACACCCTGTGCGCCCTGTTGCTGGGCCAGCATTTCCTTTTCTTGTTGCACGATCTTTGCCTCGTCCTCGAGCGCAAGCGCAAGAGGCAACCCTACGAGTAATGCGCTGGTTGTGATTACCCAAATGATATTCCCCCCGATCTTCCCAACGCGCTTGGCAATCGAAGCTGCACTTGAGACCTTGCTACCAATAGACTGGCGAGTTGTGGGAGGCACAATGTCTACAAGTGCCGCGAGGCGTTCACCAAGTGTCTCTTTCTCGGGAGAGGATGCAGTACTAAGGGATGAGGAAGTACTCGCGACAGAGTCACTTGACGAGCTGTATTCGGAGCTACCATAAGGCGAGCTGGAGCGCAAGTCCTTATCGCGAATCTCTTCGACTTTGACCATTTTGTGAATAGGTTGTGGGTTGGGAGGCGGGGTGGGAGAGGTGAAAGTTTAGTGGGAGATCAGTATATTAGCTAAGCTGACTTCATCGAgggcgcttaaggtggtAGAATTTTGAGGTCGGTTCTGTGTTTATCGCCGAAGCAGTATTTATTCCATAGCTGTCCACCATGGGACGACGTCAGACACGTACTAACAACAGAGCGGGGCATGGCGGGAACAAAGGCAAGGTCACCGGTGCTCGTAACCCGAATGGAAAACGAGGAGATAACCGTATTAGTATAAAGGAGGAGGGCAGGATGAGGCGTTGGGAGAAGGCTGAGGATATACCAATGGATGAGGAGGACGAGTGTAAGCAACTGCACAATTTAATGCACGTTATTTGATAATCCAACCTCACATAGTCTTTGCTGCTCGCGACAAAATCTTGCTCGACGACACCGCACGAGCAAGAGCACGTGCTGGCCCGGCTCCAGACGACGGAGACGAGTTTGATGAAGATGACGAAGTATTTGGTCTCGATGGAGTTGGCGAATCATCTTCAGAAGAGGGTTATAGTGATGACGAAGTAGAAGAAGAACAGGAGAGCGCCTCGGGGTCTCAGTCGAAAACTAAGGCTAAACCCAAGAGACAAAACACAGCACAGTCAGAAGATTCAGACTCTTCAACAGACTCGGAGGCTGAGATTTCGCGCTGGGGGAAATCACGCTCCGTCTACTATGCTGACAATTCACGTTGATGGATGACGGCGATGAAGAGTCTCGGAAGATGGAAGAGCGAGAGGCAAGGAGGTTGCAGTTGAAGATGATTTCGGAGATTGGGGAGGACGATTGGGGCTACAATGACACACAGTGAGTAAACGAAACGTTCTTACTCAACAGGATACTCATACACTGTCAACAGTGACACTGCAGAAGCTACCGTATCCCTGTTAGCCGTACCGGTTGCACCCGCGCTTCCAACCGACAAAGCGTCGTTGATGCGCCACATTGAGAAGTACGACCCGCTTTCACTAGCATTAGCACGGGACTGGGAAGACATTGCCTATCAGGTTATTGAAACTAGTGCGGCAGTAAAACAGTATGTCAACTCTTTGTTTGATAAAATTGTCCTAACCAACCAAAAGGGTCGAACAAGAAAGTCCTGATGATCCCTCCCTTGGATTAATGCATCTGCATCATCGTAGGCAACCTCTTGAAATATTGAGACACCGTATCGATATTATATTTTCACAGAAACACTCCTCTCGTATGCCACCACCCTCGCATTCTACTTGCACCTTCAATCCACCCCAAAGGGCGATACCTCAAACTTGTCACAAAATCCAAATCTCAGCCCAACAGAGACAAAGCAGCTACGAACTGAAGTCATCTCGCGCCTCCTCACATTGAAGCAATCTCTTGCCACCCTCGAAGATTTGGGCTTCGCCgctgacgacgacgacgatttCGACGAAAGCGATGAGGACATACTCACAGACGAAGATGGCAACAGCGATGTTGAGGACAACATACAGGAAGACATCAGTCCATATGGTCTCAAACCAGGGGACAAAGTTTCGTTGGCGAGTGGCGGGATCCCTCGCTTACAGAACCTGGAGGAGCCCTGGCAACAAGACAAGATTACTGGATGGATGGAATCTACTTCATCGCCCAAGCCAGAGGTCCacaggaagaaaaagaagaaggcTGATTCAGATCTTGGCCAACTTGAAGAGGGAGAACTCGAGGCTCTTATGCAAGACGCTTTAGATTTGGAGGAACCGACGGCAATAACCTCCCcgccaaagaagaagaagaaactAGATTTATCAGAATTCCCAGAGTTGAgcgagaagaagaaaaagaagggGACCACCCCAAAACCTGTGTTTGATTTGGTTGAGCCCGAATTCACGGCGACGAAGTCAAAGGCTACGCAGGAGCCAACCCCGGGCACGGATGTGGATCTTGAAGCGCTTGGTGATCCAACGCAACTTAGTCATACCGATGCTAGTGATAAGGCTGGGCGACGGAAAAGCCTTCGGTTCCACACAAGTAAGATTGAAAGGTGCGCACCATGCCTATATGCGCATTTAAACAATCAACTAAATATACACCCTTACAGTACTTCAAATCGTCGCTCGAACGCTCGCGCTGGTATGGGTGGTGACGACGATCTGCCTTATAGAGAGCGTCGAAAGGAACAAAAACGACACGGCCTCGGCGAGGGGGGCGATGACCTCGAAATGAGCGAAGGTGGGGGTGCTGACACTGGGGTGGATATGGGTGCAGTGCCAATAGGAAAGCGAAACCGCGACATTTCTGAACAACTAGGAGATGACGGGTccgaaggagaagaaggatATTATGAGCTTGTGAGGACAGCCAAGAAACAGAAGAAGGAGGAAAAGAAAGCAGAGTATGAAGCTATGAGAGCTGCCGAACGGTTCGTATTTCCCTTATACCAATGCTTTGTCCGAGAATTGACGTAATCAACTATCTCATAGCATTGATCCTGATGAAGAATCCTCGGAAGGCCCTCGTTCACTAACTAGAACGATACTCAAGAACAAGGGGATGACGGCCAACCGCAGTCCTAAAAACAAGGCAGCACGTAATCCTCGCGTCAAAAAGAAGATGCAATACGCCAAAGCTCAGAAAAAGCTTCGAAGTCGACAGGCGGTCTTCAAAGGGGGAGCAGAGGTTGCAG from Rhizoctonia solani chromosome 16, complete sequence includes the following:
- a CDS encoding Mitochondrial import receptor subunit Tom22; protein product: MVKVEEIRDKDLRSSSPYGSSEYSSSSDSVASTSSSLSTASSPEKETLGERLAALVDIVPPTTRQSIGSKVSSAASIAKRVGKIGGNIIWVITTSALLVGLPLALALEDEAKIVQQEKEMLAQQQGAQGMLAPYGQQGQQGQPGQSSSSGLVPPGF
- a CDS encoding Something about silencing protein 10, which translates into the protein MGRRQTRTNNRAGHGGNKGKVTGARNPNGKRGDNRISIKEEGRMRRWEKAEDIPMDEEDEFFAARDKILLDDTARARARAGPAPDDGDEFDEDDEVFGLDGVGESSSEEGYSDDEVEEEQESASGSQSKTKAKPKRQNTAQSEDSDSSTDSEAEISRWGKSRSVYYADNSR
- a CDS encoding Something about silencing protein 10, which produces MEEREARRLQLKMISEIGEDDWGYNDTHDTAEATVSLLAVPVAPALPTDKASLMRHIEKYDPLSLALARDWEDIAYQVIETSAAVKQVEQESPDDPSLGLMHLHHQTLLSYATTLAFYLHLQSTPKGDTSNLSQNPNLSPTETKQLRTEVISRLLTLKQSLATLEDLGFAADDDDDFDESDEDILTDEDGNSDVEDNIQEDISPYGLKPGDKVSLASGGIPRLQNLEEPWQQDKITGWMESTSSPKPEVHRKKKKKADSDLGQLEEGELEALMQDALDLEEPTAITSPPKKKKKLDLSEFPELSEKKKKKGTTPKPVFDLVEPEFTATKSKATQEPTPGTDVDLEALGDPTQLSHTDASDKAGRRKSLRFHTSKIESTSNRRSNARAGMGGDDDLPYRERRKEQKRHGLGEGGDDLEMSEGGGADTGVDMGAVPIGKRNRDISEQLGDDGSEGEEGYYELVRTAKKQKKEEKKAEYEAMRAAERIDPDEESSEGPRSLTRTILKNKGMTANRSPKNKAARNPRVKKKMQYAKAQKKLRSRQAVFKGGAEVAAAREGKYEGEKSGISGRVVKSIKL